The Methylobacterium currus genome contains a region encoding:
- a CDS encoding phosphoserine transaminase — translation MTTRPAARPRAPFFSSGPCAKRPGWTPEALSDAALGRSHRAKLGKAKLKESIDLTRTVLQVPADYRIGIVPASDTGAVEMAMWSLLGPRPVDMLAWESFGETWVTDAIKQLKLDARVIKAPYGRLPDLSTVDTHSRDVVFTWNGTTSGVRVPNADWIAADREGLTICDATSAAFAQDLDWAKLDVVTFSWQKVLGGEAAHGMLILSPRAVARLESHVPAWPMPKIFRMTKGGKLIEGIFQGETINTPSMLAVEDYIDALRWAETLGGLPALRARADRNAGVIAEWVARTPWIANLAEEPATASNTSVCLVVSDPDVVGRGPEAVASVAKGIATSLEREGVALDIGSYRDAPPGLRIWCGATVEASDLEALTPWLDWAFAQEKARLTQAA, via the coding sequence ATGACGACCCGCCCCGCGGCACGCCCCCGCGCGCCCTTCTTCTCGTCCGGACCCTGTGCCAAGCGCCCCGGCTGGACGCCCGAGGCCCTCTCCGACGCGGCGCTCGGCCGCTCGCACCGGGCGAAGCTCGGCAAGGCCAAGCTCAAGGAATCGATCGACCTCACCCGCACGGTGCTGCAGGTGCCGGCCGATTATCGCATCGGCATCGTGCCGGCCTCCGATACCGGCGCCGTCGAGATGGCGATGTGGTCGCTGCTCGGCCCCCGCCCGGTCGACATGCTGGCCTGGGAATCCTTCGGCGAGACCTGGGTCACCGACGCGATCAAGCAGCTCAAGCTCGATGCCCGCGTCATCAAGGCGCCCTATGGCCGCCTGCCCGACCTCTCCACGGTCGACACACACAGCCGCGACGTGGTGTTCACCTGGAACGGCACCACCTCGGGCGTGCGCGTGCCGAATGCCGACTGGATCGCCGCCGACCGCGAGGGCCTGACGATCTGCGACGCCACTTCGGCGGCCTTCGCGCAGGATCTCGACTGGGCGAAGCTCGATGTCGTCACCTTCTCCTGGCAGAAGGTGCTCGGCGGCGAGGCGGCGCACGGCATGCTGATCCTCTCGCCCCGCGCCGTCGCGCGGCTGGAGAGCCACGTCCCGGCCTGGCCGATGCCGAAGATCTTCCGCATGACCAAGGGCGGGAAGCTGATCGAGGGCATCTTCCAGGGCGAGACCATCAACACGCCCTCGATGCTGGCGGTCGAGGACTACATCGACGCCTTGCGCTGGGCCGAGACGCTGGGCGGCCTCCCGGCCCTGCGGGCGCGCGCCGACCGCAATGCCGGCGTGATCGCCGAGTGGGTCGCCCGCACCCCTTGGATCGCCAACCTGGCCGAGGAGCCGGCGACCGCCTCCAACACCAGCGTCTGCCTGGTGGTGAGCGATCCCGACGTGGTCGGGCGCGGCCCCGAGGCGGTGGCCTCCGTCGCCAAGGGCATCGCCACCAGCCTCGAGCGCGAGGGCGTCGCCCTCGACATCGGTTCCTACCGCGACGCCCCTCCGGGCCTGCGGATCTGGTGCGGCGCCACCGTCGAGGCCTCCGATCTCGAAGCCCTGACCCCGTGGCTCGACTGGGCCTTCGCCCAGGAGAAGGCCCGCCTGACCCAGGCGGCCTGA
- a CDS encoding TRAP transporter substrate-binding protein: protein MKRRDILTAGIGLAGAAVAAPAVAQSAPELRWRLHSAFPRNLDALYGAAELFARLVAEATDNRFQIEVAAAPSGESAALLDSVGAGTLEMAYSAAYYEVGRDPTYALATAVPFGLNARQQNAWMLQGGALDLFNEIFAKSKLYALPGGNTGTQMGGWFRREVKSVADLQGLRFRIAGLGAQVLARLGVATQTTPGADLYAALEGKTLDAAEWIGPYDDEKLGLNKVAPFYYYPGFWEGGSMLHFWFNAQKWGELPKAYRAIATAAAASVNGDLQAKYDARNPAALRRLVGGGAQLRPFPQEVMEAALKAANDIYAELGAKNPDFKRLYDALKTFRNEEYLWFQVAEYTYDNFMIRARARG from the coding sequence ATGAAGCGTCGCGACATCCTGACGGCCGGCATCGGCCTCGCCGGCGCCGCCGTGGCGGCCCCGGCCGTGGCGCAGAGCGCGCCCGAGCTGCGCTGGCGCCTGCACTCCGCCTTCCCGCGCAACCTCGACGCGCTCTACGGCGCCGCCGAGCTGTTCGCCCGCCTGGTCGCCGAGGCGACGGACAACCGCTTCCAGATCGAGGTCGCGGCGGCGCCCTCGGGCGAATCCGCCGCACTGCTCGATTCGGTCGGGGCCGGCACCCTGGAGATGGCCTATTCGGCCGCCTATTACGAGGTCGGCCGCGACCCGACCTACGCCCTCGCCACGGCGGTTCCCTTCGGCCTCAACGCCCGCCAGCAGAATGCCTGGATGCTGCAGGGCGGGGCGCTCGACCTGTTCAACGAGATCTTTGCCAAGAGCAAGCTCTACGCCCTGCCCGGCGGCAATACCGGCACCCAGATGGGCGGCTGGTTCCGGCGCGAGGTGAAGTCCGTCGCGGACCTGCAGGGCCTGCGCTTCCGCATCGCCGGTCTCGGCGCGCAGGTGCTCGCCAGGCTCGGCGTCGCGACCCAGACGACGCCCGGCGCCGACCTCTACGCGGCGCTGGAAGGAAAGACCCTCGACGCCGCCGAGTGGATCGGCCCCTACGACGACGAGAAGCTCGGTCTCAACAAGGTGGCACCGTTCTACTATTATCCGGGCTTCTGGGAGGGCGGCTCCATGCTGCACTTCTGGTTCAACGCCCAGAAATGGGGCGAGCTGCCGAAGGCCTACCGGGCGATCGCGACGGCTGCGGCGGCGAGCGTCAACGGCGATCTGCAGGCCAAGTACGACGCGCGCAACCCGGCCGCCCTGCGCCGGCTGGTCGGCGGCGGGGCGCAGCTGCGCCCCTTCCCCCAGGAGGTGATGGAGGCCGCCCTCAAGGCGGCGAACGACATCTATGCCGAGCTCGGCGCCAAGAACCCGGACTTCAAGCGCCTCTACGACGCGCTGAAGACGTTTCGCAATGAGGAATATCTCTGGTTCCAGGTCGCCGAGTACACTTACGACAACTTCATGATCCGGGCACGGGCCCGGGGCTGA
- a CDS encoding deoxyribodipyrimidine photo-lyase, which produces MAIQAGRIRVLKDVAPRDGAYVLYLMQQGMRSRDNPALEYAVEEANRLGLPVVAGFGLLDGGAHFPEANARHYAFLLQGLADAKAGLERRGIAFVLRRTTPAKAALNLGRQAAMLVLDRGYLTIQKSWYAEIVKGFDGRLVQVEGDVVVPVEVASGKHEFAARTLRPKLHRTWEPYLAPLRARKVKHPADALGLTSDIDVSDPDAALAAMTLDRTVTPVRRFRGGETEAYRRLDAYLAGPFAEYGTVRSRPEAGAASHLSPYLHFGQISPVAAALKVQAAKAGGPEDRAAFLEELIVRRELAMNHVHTNPGYDAYAQAVPDWARKALAEHEGDPRPHLYDEEALAQGRTHDEYWNAAMREMRVTGYMHNHLRMYWGKKILEWSPSPEEAFAVTLRLNNRYFLDGRDPNSFTNVAWLFGLHDRPWGRRKVFGTVRYLGQNTLRKFDAKAYLKAVDDLCRAEEA; this is translated from the coding sequence ATGGCGATTCAGGCGGGGCGGATCCGGGTTCTGAAGGACGTGGCGCCGCGGGACGGCGCCTACGTGCTCTACCTGATGCAGCAGGGCATGCGCAGCCGCGACAACCCGGCCCTGGAATACGCCGTCGAGGAGGCTAACCGCCTCGGGCTGCCGGTCGTGGCGGGGTTCGGCCTGCTCGACGGCGGCGCCCATTTCCCGGAGGCCAATGCCCGCCACTACGCCTTCCTGCTCCAGGGTCTCGCCGACGCCAAGGCCGGCCTGGAGCGCCGCGGCATCGCCTTCGTGCTGCGCCGCACCACCCCGGCCAAGGCTGCCCTGAATTTGGGCAGACAAGCCGCGATGCTGGTCCTCGACCGCGGCTACCTGACGATCCAGAAGAGCTGGTACGCCGAGATCGTTAAGGGCTTCGACGGCCGCCTGGTCCAGGTCGAGGGCGACGTGGTGGTGCCGGTCGAGGTCGCCTCGGGGAAGCACGAATTCGCCGCCCGGACGCTGCGGCCGAAGCTGCATCGGACCTGGGAGCCCTATCTCGCGCCGTTGCGGGCGCGAAAGGTGAAGCATCCGGCCGACGCTCTCGGCTTGACGAGCGACATCGACGTCTCGGATCCCGACGCGGCGCTCGCCGCGATGACGCTGGACCGTACCGTGACGCCGGTGCGGCGCTTCCGCGGCGGCGAGACCGAGGCCTATCGCCGGCTCGACGCCTATCTGGCCGGGCCGTTCGCCGAGTACGGCACGGTGCGCAGCCGGCCCGAGGCGGGGGCCGCCTCGCATTTGAGCCCCTACCTGCATTTCGGCCAGATCTCGCCGGTGGCCGCCGCCCTCAAGGTGCAGGCCGCCAAGGCCGGCGGGCCGGAGGACCGGGCGGCGTTCCTGGAAGAGCTGATCGTCCGGCGCGAGCTGGCGATGAACCACGTCCACACCAATCCGGGCTACGACGCCTACGCGCAGGCGGTACCGGACTGGGCCCGCAAGGCGCTGGCCGAGCATGAAGGCGATCCCCGCCCGCACCTCTACGACGAGGAGGCGCTGGCGCAAGGCCGCACCCACGACGAGTACTGGAACGCCGCGATGCGCGAGATGCGCGTCACCGGCTACATGCACAACCACCTGCGCATGTACTGGGGCAAGAAGATCCTCGAATGGTCCCCCTCGCCGGAGGAGGCCTTCGCGGTGACGCTGCGGCTGAACAACCGCTACTTCCTCGACGGGCGCGACCCGAATTCCTTCACCAACGTCGCCTGGCTGTTCGGGCTGCACGACCGGCCGTGGGGCCGGCGCAAGGTGTTCGGCACCGTGCGCTATCTGGGGCAGAACACGCTCAGGAAGTTCGACGCCAAGGCCTACCTGAAGGCGGTCGACGACCTGTGCCGGGCGGAAGAGGCGTGA
- a CDS encoding tyrosine phosphatase family protein, whose protein sequence is MKPEPISLHTVCGLEELGHHSTRGVTHVLSILDPAWPEPEAFGTYDAHHRTTLRFHDIIEPTDGQILPERRDVEAILRFGEELAAETARRKTHLLIHCHAGISRSTAAMTMLLGQAHPDLDAQSVVAKVHDLREKAWPNARLIAFADEALGYDGSLAEAVRRLHAEQLRIRPHLAELMRGLGRGREVDAALAR, encoded by the coding sequence GTGAAGCCCGAACCGATCTCCCTGCACACGGTCTGCGGCCTCGAGGAGCTGGGCCACCACTCGACCCGCGGCGTCACCCACGTGCTGTCGATCCTCGATCCGGCCTGGCCCGAGCCCGAGGCCTTCGGCACCTACGACGCGCATCACCGCACCACGTTGCGCTTCCACGACATCATCGAGCCGACCGACGGCCAGATCCTGCCCGAGCGCCGGGACGTCGAGGCGATCCTGCGCTTCGGCGAGGAGCTGGCGGCCGAGACCGCGCGGCGCAAGACGCATCTCCTGATCCACTGCCACGCCGGCATCTCCCGCTCCACCGCCGCGATGACGATGCTGCTCGGCCAGGCCCATCCGGACCTCGATGCGCAGTCCGTCGTCGCCAAGGTCCACGATCTGCGCGAGAAGGCCTGGCCCAATGCCCGCCTGATCGCCTTCGCGGACGAGGCTTTGGGCTATGACGGCAGCCTCGCCGAGGCCGTGCGCCGCCTCCACGCCGAGCAGCTCCGCATCCGGCCGCACCTCGCCGAGCTGATGCGGGGGTTGGGGCGGGGGCGGGAGGTGGATGCGGCGCTCGCTCGGTAG
- a CDS encoding Crp/Fnr family transcriptional regulator encodes MPDSARYLQHRPEILEALRRGEAALDRVMEGTGRLYSAGRLLVEADSPNTTIFRLRKGWVGRLRTLEDGRSQFILIFLPGDLFAVKSLFVTHSPDAVQALSEVLVEQVDHLTLRAAYERDPDLATRCMWQVIEEERRLHNWVVGLGRGSADERLAMLLIDFRGRLIRSGVLPPQALAYDLPMTQEQIGDHLGISNVHVNRVLRAFREDGIVTMRGRRVTIGDLDTLGRIARPLLDPPERGRPEFVGERAGQAGDGGKGGDDAGH; translated from the coding sequence ATGCCCGATTCCGCCCGCTACCTGCAGCACCGGCCCGAGATTCTGGAGGCCTTGCGCCGGGGCGAGGCGGCCCTCGACCGGGTCATGGAGGGCACCGGCCGCCTCTACTCGGCCGGCCGCCTGCTGGTGGAGGCCGACAGCCCGAACACCACGATCTTCCGCCTGCGCAAGGGCTGGGTCGGCCGCCTGCGCACGCTGGAGGACGGGCGCAGCCAGTTCATCCTGATCTTCCTGCCCGGCGACCTGTTCGCGGTGAAGAGCCTGTTCGTCACCCACAGCCCGGACGCCGTGCAGGCCCTGTCCGAGGTCCTGGTCGAGCAGGTCGACCACCTCACCCTCCGCGCGGCCTACGAGCGCGATCCCGACCTCGCCACCCGCTGCATGTGGCAGGTGATCGAGGAGGAGCGCCGGCTGCACAACTGGGTCGTCGGGCTCGGCCGCGGCAGCGCCGACGAGCGCCTGGCGATGCTGCTGATCGATTTCCGCGGCCGCCTGATCCGCTCGGGAGTGCTGCCGCCCCAGGCCCTGGCCTACGACCTGCCGATGACTCAGGAGCAGATCGGCGACCATCTCGGTATCTCGAACGTGCACGTCAACCGGGTGCTGCGGGCATTCCGGGAGGACGGCATCGTCACGATGCGGGGGCGCCGGGTGACGATCGGCGACCTCGACACACTGGGGCGGATCGCCAGGCCGCTCCTCGACCCGCCCGAGCGCGGCCGCCCGGAATTCGTCGGGGAGCGTGCCGGGCAGGCCGGCGACGGGGGGAAGGGTGGCGACGATGCCGGCCACTGA
- the serA gene encoding phosphoglycerate dehydrogenase, which produces MPTTVKKVLISDTLSPAAVAIFRERGIQADLRPELGKDKEALAAAIGAYDGLAVRSTTKVTAALLERARNLTVIGRAGIGVDTIDVPAATARGVIVMNTPHGNAVTTAEHAIALMLSLARQIPQADASTQAGRWEKNRFLGIELTAKTLGVIGCGNIGAIVADRGIGLRMRVIAYDPFLTPERAVALGVEKVELDELLRRADVITLHVPLTEKTRNILSAEALARTKPGVRIVNCARGGLVDEVALRAGLESGHVAGAAFDVFTEEPAKENVLFGHPNMVCTPHLGASTTEAQENVALQVAEQMSDYLLQGAIRNAVNFPSISAEEAPRLRPYVTLAEQLGSFLGQLTEAPIRGIRIVYEGEAAELNTKALTAAAVTGALQPFLEDVNMVSAIEVARARGIQVETATRTAVEGPYASRLHLTIEAEDMPRDAAGTVFGDGRPRFVEIRGIALEAAVAPHMLYIRNADQPGFIGRFGTLMGEAGVNVATFHLGRDRPGGDAICFAAVDEPVSPDLLRAIEAIPQVKRARAVRF; this is translated from the coding sequence ATGCCCACCACTGTCAAAAAAGTCCTGATCTCCGACACCCTCTCCCCCGCCGCCGTCGCGATCTTCCGCGAGCGCGGGATCCAGGCCGATCTCCGACCGGAGCTCGGCAAGGACAAGGAGGCGCTCGCCGCCGCCATCGGCGCGTATGACGGCCTCGCCGTCCGCTCGACCACGAAGGTCACCGCCGCTTTGCTGGAGCGCGCGCGGAACCTGACCGTGATCGGCCGGGCCGGCATCGGCGTCGACACGATCGACGTGCCGGCGGCCACCGCCCGCGGCGTGATCGTGATGAACACGCCGCACGGCAACGCCGTGACGACGGCCGAGCACGCCATCGCGCTGATGCTGTCGCTCGCCCGCCAGATCCCGCAGGCCGACGCCTCGACGCAGGCCGGGCGCTGGGAGAAGAACCGCTTCCTCGGCATCGAGCTCACCGCCAAGACCCTCGGGGTGATCGGCTGCGGCAATATCGGCGCCATCGTCGCCGATCGCGGCATCGGCCTGCGCATGCGGGTCATCGCCTACGACCCGTTCCTGACCCCGGAGCGGGCCGTGGCGCTCGGCGTCGAGAAGGTCGAGCTCGACGAGCTGCTGCGGCGGGCCGACGTCATCACCCTGCACGTGCCGCTGACGGAGAAAACCCGCAACATCCTCTCCGCCGAGGCGCTGGCCCGCACGAAGCCCGGCGTGCGCATCGTCAACTGCGCCCGCGGCGGCCTCGTGGACGAGGTGGCGCTCCGCGCCGGGCTCGAGTCCGGCCATGTCGCCGGCGCGGCCTTCGACGTGTTCACGGAGGAGCCGGCCAAGGAGAACGTGCTGTTCGGGCACCCGAACATGGTCTGCACGCCGCATCTCGGCGCCTCCACCACCGAGGCGCAGGAGAACGTGGCGCTCCAGGTCGCCGAGCAGATGTCCGATTACCTGCTGCAGGGCGCGATCCGCAACGCTGTCAACTTCCCGTCGATCTCCGCCGAGGAGGCGCCGCGCCTGCGGCCCTACGTGACGCTGGCCGAGCAGCTGGGCTCGTTCCTCGGCCAGCTCACCGAGGCGCCGATCCGCGGCATCCGCATCGTCTATGAGGGCGAGGCGGCGGAGCTGAACACCAAGGCGCTCACCGCCGCCGCCGTGACCGGCGCGCTGCAGCCGTTCCTAGAGGACGTCAACATGGTCTCGGCGATCGAGGTGGCGCGGGCCCGCGGCATCCAGGTCGAGACCGCGACCCGCACCGCCGTCGAGGGTCCCTACGCCTCGCGCCTGCACCTCACGATCGAGGCCGAGGACATGCCCCGCGACGCTGCCGGCACGGTGTTCGGCGACGGCCGCCCGCGCTTCGTCGAGATCCGCGGCATCGCGCTCGAAGCCGCGGTGGCGCCGCACATGCTCTATATCCGCAACGCCGACCAGCCCGGCTTCATCGGCCGCTTCGGCACGCTGATGGGCGAGGCCGGCGTCAACGTCGCCACCTTCCATCTCGGCCGCGACCGCCCCGGCGGCGACGCGATCTGCTTTGCGGCGGTTGACGAGCCGGTCTCGCCCGACCTCCTGCGGGCGATCGAGGCGATCCCGCAGGTGAAGCGGGCGCGGGCGGTGAGGTTCTGA
- a CDS encoding Cof-type HAD-IIB family hydrolase produces MPIALVVTDVDGTLVTGDKRLTERSVRAVEGLRERGIAFTLASSRPPIGLRALVAPLGLSLPMGAFNGSTVVRPDLTPIDETLIPEDAARHAAARLATDGIDLWVFADGAWLLTDPDGPYTDLERRTLQADPCVVDDLAPYLARAAKLVGVSRDHAGLAALEPRLAAEIGDGAAVHRSQAYYLDVTPPRIDKGHFVARIAGELGVSLAEVAVLGDMANDTAMFSRAGLSIAMGNASDAVKRAATHVTGTNEEEGFAEAIGRFVLTSGD; encoded by the coding sequence ATGCCCATCGCCCTCGTGGTCACCGACGTCGACGGCACCCTCGTCACCGGCGACAAGCGGCTGACCGAGCGGTCGGTCCGCGCCGTCGAAGGTTTGCGTGAGCGCGGCATCGCCTTCACCTTGGCGTCGAGCCGCCCGCCGATCGGCCTGCGCGCCCTGGTCGCGCCGCTCGGGCTCAGCCTGCCGATGGGCGCCTTCAACGGCTCGACGGTGGTGCGCCCCGACCTCACCCCGATCGACGAGACGCTGATCCCGGAAGATGCGGCGAGGCATGCCGCCGCGCGCCTCGCCACCGACGGCATCGACCTCTGGGTCTTCGCGGACGGCGCGTGGCTCCTGACCGACCCGGACGGCCCCTATACCGATCTCGAGCGCCGCACCCTCCAGGCCGATCCCTGCGTGGTCGACGACCTCGCACCCTATCTCGCCCGCGCGGCCAAGCTCGTCGGCGTCTCCCGCGACCACGCGGGCCTCGCCGCCCTCGAACCGCGCCTGGCGGCCGAGATCGGCGACGGCGCCGCGGTCCATCGTTCGCAGGCCTACTATCTCGACGTCACGCCGCCCCGGATCGACAAGGGGCACTTCGTGGCGCGCATCGCCGGAGAATTGGGAGTTTCCCTCGCCGAGGTCGCGGTGCTCGGCGACATGGCCAACGACACGGCGATGTTTTCCCGCGCCGGCCTGTCGATCGCGATGGGCAACGCGAGCGACGCGGTGAAGCGGGCGGCGACCCATGTGACGGGGACGAACGAGGAAGAGGGGTTCGCGGAGGCGATCGGGCGGTTCGTTCTGACGAGCGGCGACTGA
- a CDS encoding ABC transporter permease: protein MDELGRALGLAVAMILRADAELVAIVGLSLRVSLTAAGLGFLLGAPLGALLAATRFPGRGALLVLVNALLGLPPVVVGLVLYLLVSRSGPLGSLGLLFTPGAMVIAQGALALPIVAALSHRTCEALWAEYGDALRVDGVGTGHAALILLAMAPAPLVTAFLAAFGRAIAEVGAILMVGGNIRGYTRTMTTSIALETSRGDLALALSLGLVLVTLTLVVSAAAFGINRAAALPRG, encoded by the coding sequence ATGGACGAGCTCGGGCGCGCCCTGGGGCTGGCGGTCGCGATGATCCTGCGGGCGGATGCCGAACTCGTCGCCATCGTCGGCCTGTCGCTGCGCGTCAGCCTGACGGCGGCCGGCCTCGGCTTCCTCCTCGGCGCTCCCCTCGGGGCGCTGCTCGCCGCGACGCGGTTTCCCGGCCGCGGCGCGCTCCTCGTCCTCGTCAACGCGTTGCTCGGCCTGCCGCCGGTGGTGGTGGGGCTGGTGCTCTACCTGCTCGTCTCGCGCTCAGGCCCCCTCGGGAGCCTCGGCCTGCTCTTCACGCCCGGCGCCATGGTGATCGCCCAAGGGGCGCTCGCCCTGCCGATCGTCGCGGCGCTCTCGCACCGCACCTGCGAGGCCCTGTGGGCGGAATACGGCGACGCCCTGCGGGTCGACGGGGTCGGGACCGGACACGCGGCCCTGATCCTGCTGGCGATGGCGCCCGCTCCCCTCGTCACCGCCTTCCTGGCGGCGTTCGGGCGGGCGATCGCCGAGGTCGGCGCCATCCTGATGGTGGGGGGCAACATCCGCGGCTACACCCGCACCATGACGACCAGTATCGCCCTCGAGACGAGCCGCGGCGACCTGGCGCTCGCGCTCAGCCTCGGGCTCGTCCTCGTCACCCTGACGCTGGTGGTCAGCGCCGCCGCCTTCGGGATCAATCGCGCGGCGGCTCTCCCAAGAGGGTGA
- the trmD gene encoding tRNA (guanosine(37)-N1)-methyltransferase TrmD → MTTPQASAPLSPWRATILTLYPEMFPGHLGLSLAGDALARGAWSLEARNIRDHGIGRHRAVDDTPAGGGAGMVLRCDVLAAAIDAAAPAGDPRPRLLMSPRGRPLTQSRVRALSEGPGVIVVCGRFEGVDERVIAGRALEEVSIGDYVLSGGEPAALVLLDACVRLLPGTMGKHASGVEESFESGGLEYPHYTRPREWEGREIPEVLTGGNHAAIARWRAAESARLTRERRPDLLATDRDS, encoded by the coding sequence ATGACCACCCCTCAAGCCTCCGCCCCCCTCTCGCCCTGGCGGGCCACGATCCTGACCCTTTACCCCGAGATGTTCCCGGGCCATCTCGGGCTCTCGCTCGCCGGCGACGCGCTGGCGCGGGGCGCCTGGAGCCTGGAGGCGCGCAACATCCGCGACCACGGCATCGGCCGGCACCGGGCGGTGGACGATACGCCGGCCGGCGGTGGGGCCGGGATGGTGCTGCGCTGCGACGTGCTCGCCGCCGCGATCGACGCCGCGGCGCCCGCCGGCGATCCCCGCCCGCGCCTGCTGATGAGCCCCCGCGGCCGGCCGCTGACGCAAAGCAGGGTCCGGGCGCTCAGCGAGGGGCCGGGCGTCATCGTGGTCTGCGGCCGCTTCGAGGGGGTCGACGAGCGGGTGATCGCGGGGCGCGCCCTCGAGGAGGTCTCGATCGGCGATTACGTGCTGTCGGGCGGCGAGCCCGCGGCCCTGGTGCTGCTCGATGCCTGCGTGCGCCTCCTGCCCGGCACGATGGGCAAGCACGCTTCCGGCGTCGAGGAAAGCTTCGAGAGCGGCGGCCTCGAATATCCGCACTACACCCGGCCCCGGGAATGGGAGGGGCGGGAGATCCCGGAGGTGCTGACCGGCGGCAACCATGCGGCGATCGCCCGCTGGCGGGCCGCGGAATCGGCCCGCCTCACCCGCGAGCGGCGCCCGGACCTCCTGGCGACGGACCGGGATTCGTGA
- a CDS encoding substrate-binding domain-containing protein: MSRPIPRRLALIALLAIAPALGQRAAAQERAITLASTTSTEQSGLFNHLLPIFQRETGIAVRVVAVGTGQALAIGAKGDADALLVHDRPGEDTFVAEGYGLDRRDVMANDFVIVGPSADPAGLKGGRDATEALARIARAKAPFASRGDDSGTNRTELRLWKKAGIEARGLGSSYRELGQGMGPTLNAAAAMDAYTLTDRATWASFKNRQNLVILVQGDPALFNPYGSILVNPAKSPQIHAANARIWHEWLTSERGRAAIASFKINGEQLFFPAGTMPSQ; the protein is encoded by the coding sequence GTGAGCCGCCCGATCCCGCGCCGCCTCGCCCTCATCGCCCTCCTCGCCATAGCGCCCGCCCTTGGCCAGCGTGCCGCCGCGCAGGAGCGGGCGATCACCCTGGCCTCGACCACCTCGACCGAGCAATCGGGGCTGTTCAACCACCTGCTGCCGATCTTCCAGCGCGAGACCGGCATCGCGGTGCGCGTCGTCGCGGTCGGCACCGGCCAGGCGCTCGCCATCGGCGCCAAGGGCGATGCCGACGCGCTCCTCGTCCACGACCGGCCCGGCGAGGACACGTTCGTGGCCGAGGGCTACGGCCTCGACCGCCGCGACGTGATGGCGAACGACTTCGTGATCGTCGGGCCGAGTGCCGACCCGGCCGGCCTCAAGGGCGGGCGCGACGCCACCGAGGCGCTCGCCCGCATCGCCCGCGCCAAGGCGCCCTTCGCCAGCCGCGGCGACGACAGCGGCACCAACCGCACCGAGCTGCGGCTGTGGAAGAAGGCCGGGATCGAGGCCCGGGGCTTGGGGAGCAGCTACCGCGAGCTCGGCCAGGGCATGGGCCCGACGCTGAACGCGGCCGCCGCGATGGACGCCTACACCCTGACCGACCGGGCGACCTGGGCGAGCTTCAAGAACCGCCAGAACCTTGTGATCCTGGTCCAGGGCGACCCCGCCCTGTTCAATCCCTACGGCTCGATCCTGGTGAACCCCGCCAAGTCGCCGCAGATCCACGCCGCCAATGCCAGGATCTGGCACGAATGGCTGACCTCCGAGCGCGGCCGGGCGGCGATCGCCTCGTTCAAGATCAACGGCGAGCAGCTGTTCTTCCCTGCCGGCACGATGCCGAGCCAATGA